In one window of Miscanthus floridulus cultivar M001 chromosome 12, ASM1932011v1, whole genome shotgun sequence DNA:
- the LOC136498159 gene encoding cyclin-P4-1-like, translating to MADEEDLADAPRVVSVLSALLERVVERNDAVADELTAETASAASLVPPSAFRATARPDISVRSYMARVARFAGCSPACYVVAYVYLDRLLRRGRRRRGALAVDSYSVHRLLITAVLAAVKFMDDVCYNNAYFARVGGISLAEMNYLEVDFLFAVEFDLNVSPETFGHYCAVLRAEMLYLELEGPPPAAAAGPKLHSCCLSEDDGSSSSSQQQLPA from the exons ATGGCCGATGAGGAGGACCTGGCAGACGCACCGCGGGTGGTGAGCGTCCTCTCCGCGCTCCTAGAGCGGGTCGTGGAGCGCAACGACGCGGTGGCTGACGAGCTCACCGCCGAGACCGCGTCCGCTGCGTCGCTGGTACCGCCGTCGGCGTTCCGGGCGACGGCGAGGCCCGACATCTCGGTGCGCTCGTACATGGCGCGCGTCGCGCGGTTCGCGGGGTGCAGCCCCGCGTGCTACGTCGTGGCGTACGTCTACCTCGACCGCCTCCTGCGCCGCGGCCGGCGCCGCCGCGGCGCGCTCGCCGTGGACTCGTACAGCGTGCACCGCCTCCTCATCACCGCCGTGCTCGCGGCCGTCAAGTTCATGGATGACGT GTGCTACAACAACGCCTACTTCGCCAGGGTCGGCGGCATCAGCCTGGCGGAGATGAACTACCTGGAGGTGGACTTCCTCTTCGCCGTCGAGTTCGACCTCAACGTGTCGCCGGAGACGTTCGGGCACTACTGCGCGGTCCTCCGGGCCGAGATGCTATACCTGGAGCTGGAgggtcctcctcctgctgctgctgccggtcCAAAGCTGCACAGCTGCTGCCTGTCAGAAGACGACGGCAGCAGCAGTAGTTCGCAGCAGCAGCTACCTGCATAG
- the LOC136496831 gene encoding LOW QUALITY PROTEIN: pentatricopeptide repeat-containing protein At1g02150-like (The sequence of the model RefSeq protein was modified relative to this genomic sequence to represent the inferred CDS: deleted 1 base in 1 codon): MLLHLVTSSSPLTPARSSPQRRTCVAAAVVAVTVRCAASSSSSSTPSSSAAAGQRVVKVHSYGAVDYERRPTLRWSTLYRRIAVGHGGRPVGRTLGAWDEGERRLDKWELCRIAKELRKFRRFNLALQVYDWMTERRDRFSLSSSDMAIQLDLIAKVRGVSHAEKYFDELPDAMKDKRTYGSLLNVYAQAMMKEKTEDTFEQMRKKGFASDTLPCNVLMNFYVDAGEPNEVLAIIDEMKERNVSFDVCTYNIWIKSCAAKQDAEEMERVFSQMIADESVVANWTTYTTLASMYIKLGNSDKAEECLKDAEKRTTGREKKCFHYLMTLYSHLGKKEEVYRIWNWYKATFPMIHNLGYQELLSALIRIGDIEGAELLYEEWASKSSSFDPKTMNILLAWYAKEGLITKAEQTLNRFVEKGGNPKPNTWEILATAYMKDDKISEALSCMEKATAIKSANKWKPRPTNVESLLASFKEKNDAEGADRLVSVLASRGCAEDEEYKSLINTYAFAGT, from the exons ATGCTGCTCCACCTCGTCACCTCCTCCTCCCCCCTAACCCCGGCACGCTCGTCGCCGCAGCGGCGTACGTGTGTCGCTGCGGCGGTGGTTGCAGTGACTGTGAGGTgcgcggcctcctcctcctcctcgagcACCCCATCGTCGTCTGCTGCTGCCGGGCAGCGGGTGGTGAAGGTGCACAGCTATGGGGCGGTGGATTACGAGCGTCGACCTACACTGCGCTGGAGCACCCTGTACCGGCGCATAGCTGTGGGGCACGGCGGGCGGCCCGTGGGGCGCACGCTGGGGGCCTGGGACGAAGGGGAGCGCCGCCTCGACAAGTGGGAGCTCTGCCGCATCGCCAAGGAGCTCCGAAAGTTCAGGAGGTTCAACCTCGCGCTCCAG GTTTACGATTGGATGACAGAGCGCAGAGATAGATTTTCTCTCTCATCGAGTGAC ATGGCAATCCAGTTGGACCTGATTGCTAAAGTACGCGGTGTTTCACATGCTGAGAAATACTTTGATGAGCTCCCTGATGCCATGAAGGACAAGCGGACATATGGTTCCCTTCTCAATGTTTACGCCCAAGCTATGATGAAAGAGAAAACAGAAGACACATTTGAGCAAATGAGGAAAAAAGGATTCGCATCTGATACATTACCTTGTAATGTGCTGATGAATTTCTATGTGGATGCTGGGGAACCTAATGAAGTGTTGGCAATTATTGATGAGATGAAGGAAAGAAATGTTTCTTTTGATGTCTGCACTTACAACATTTGGATAAAGAGTTGCGCGGCTAAACAAGATGCTGAAGAAATGGAGCGAGTCTTTAGCCAGATGATTGCTGATGAGTCTGTTGTTGCCAATTGGACTACTTATACTACTCTGGCTAGCATGTATATTAAGCTAGGAAACTCTGACAAGGCAGAAGAATGCTTGAAAGATGCTGAAAAGAGAACAACTGGCCGGGAGAAAAAGTGTTTTCACTATCTCATGACACTCTATAGCcatcttggcaagaaggaagaggTTTACCGTATTTGGAACTGGTATAAGGCAACTTTCCCTATGATTCATAACCTGGGTTACCAGGAGTTACTGTCTGCTCTTATAAGGATAGGAGATATCGAGGGAGCTGAGCTTCTATATGAGGAATGGGCATCCAAAAGCTCTAGTTTCGATCCTAAGACCATGAACATTTTATTAGCATGGTATGCTAAAGAAGGTTTGATTACAAAGGCTGAGCAAACTCTGAATCGATTTGTTGAGAAAGGTGGAAATCCCAAGCCAAACACCTGGGAAATCCTTGCCACAGCCTACATGAAGGATGATAAAATATCTGAAGCTCTGTCATGTATGGAAAAAGCCACAGCAATTAAAAGTGCAAATAAATGGAAACCAAGGCCCACCAATGTTGAGAGTCTCCTGGCAAGTTTTAAGGAGAAGAATGACGCAGAAGGTGCAGACAGGTTAGTGAGTGTACTTGCAAGTAGAGGATGTGCTGAGGATGAAGAATACAAGTCACTGATTAACACCTATGCTTTTGCGGGCACGTAG
- the LOC136496830 gene encoding GATA transcription factor 26-like codes for MGKQGPCHHCGVTSTPLWRNGPPDKPVLCNACGSRWRTKGSLANYTPMHRKDDIDDVEPRVSKLKPPTSKSKSQKKKTNQIITENGPFSGQNFRKMGGVDPSYQSSSGSAVSYSESCAPYGAADASEMTGSAQSHAWESLVPSRKISCVTRLKPSPVEKLAKDLNSIMHGEQLYNLSGSSEEDLLYHTETPVGSFEIGSGSVLLRHPNSKSLEEESEASSIPADNKSYITSESYSGSASFVVHSGNKAAINLNAPTARPKKSPLHMEDNARRDKLHYENQHVLESVDSPLVSVDLEDVINYTNFMKYLTKEDQQQLLKFLPPVDSLAPPESLRSMFSSIQFSDAIDSYQMLLGEGILDPSLSGDEEWKKVKTLALTNLTKCKWLECYKQKKEKGTKETGGVGSINEPEGFTKSTMKPLKRSRDTHFQSDAELDGTMRSPLRVLKSGALAPQFESSSLPKSGYATKDSTCTGGALNLFMLPPEKLSLLVPPQYADSDQDLLLEIPLNARHPEAELLCQPSQLMSSTTRSSTSMGRVAEGEGCLKQP; via the exons ATGGGGAAGCAAGGACCCTGCCATCATTGCGGAGTCACAA GTACTCCCCTGTGGCGAAATGGGCCACCAGATAAGCCGGTGCTCTGCAATGCTTGTGGCTCGAGATGGAGAACGAAGGGTTCATTGGCAAACTACACCCCAATGCACCGCAAGGACGATATTGATGATGTTGAACCCAGAGTTAGCAAGCTGAAGCCACCGACATCAAAGTCGAAGTCACAGAAGAAAAAAACAAATCAAATTATAACGGAGAATGGACCATTTTCTGGTCAGAATTTCCGAAAGATGGGGGGTGTTGACCCAAGCTATCAGTCTAGTTCGGGATCTGCAGTATCATACTCTGAGAGTTGTGCCCCATATGGTGCTGCTGATGCAAGTGAAATGACTG GTTCAGCACAGTCACATGCTTGGGAGTCTCTAGTGCCATCAAGAAAGATTAGCTGTGTCACCCGTCTGAAACCTTCACCTGTAGAAAAGCTTGCAAAAGATCTGAACTCAATCATGCATGGAGAGCAGTTATATAACCTTTCAGGATCATCAGAGGAAGACCTACTATACCATACTGAAACTCCTGTCGGTTCCTTTGAGATAGGCTCTGGAAGTGTGCTTCTAAGACATCCAAACTCGAAATCACTGGAGGAAGAATCAGAAGCAAGCTCCATTCCTGCAGATAATAAATCATACATTACAAGTGAATCATATTCAGGCTCTGCCTCATTTGTCGTTCACAGTGGAAACAAGGCAGCAATTAACTTAAATGCTCCAACTGCAAGGCCGAAGAAGTCGCCGCTGCATATGGAAGACAATGCTAGAAG GGATAAACTTCATTATGAGAATCAGCATGTCCTGGAGAGTGTTGATTCACCTTTAGTTTCCGTAGATTTAGAG GATGTTATAAACTATACTAACTTCATGAAATATCTAACTAAAGAGGATCAACAACAGTTGCTCAAATTTCTTCCTCCTGTGGATTCCTTGGCACCTCCTGAAAG CCTTAGAAGCATGTTCAGTTCTATCCAATTCTCTGATGCTATAGACAGCTACCAGATGCTGCTTGGAGAGGGAATTCTTGACCCATCCTTATCTGGTGATGAGGAATGGAAGAAAGTGAAGACGCTTGCCTTAACTAATTTAACAAAATGCAAATGGCTGGAGTGCTATAAACAGAAAAAG GAAAAGGGAACTAAGGAAACCGGGGGAGTGGGGAGCATCAATGAACCGGAAGGCTTTACCAAGTCTACTATGAAACCACTTAAAAGATCCCGTGACACCCACTTTCAGAGTGATGCAG AACTAGATGGTACCATGAGGAGTCCTCTACGAGTTCTAAAATCTGGGGCTTTGGCTCCTCAGTTTGAAAGTTCATCTTTGCCAAAATCTGGCTACGCCACCAAAGATTCAACCTGCACTGGAGGAGCACTTAATTTATTCATGTTACCCCCAGAAAAGTTATCATTACTGGTCCCTCCTCAGTATGCCGACTCTGATCAAGACTTGCTGCTGGAGATACCTCTCAATGCACGACACCCAGAGGCAGAACTTCTCTGTCAACCATCTCAGCTGATGAGCTCTACAACCCGCAGCTCCACCTCTATGGGTAGGGTTGCTGAAGGAGAAGGGTGCCTGAAGCAACCATAG